The proteins below come from a single Conger conger chromosome 10, fConCon1.1, whole genome shotgun sequence genomic window:
- the LOC133139253 gene encoding twist-related protein 2-like, translated as MREELSGTESPEGGLAASEEEQERGPKTPVGGGRKRVSYPKKEDGGAGSREKGAGSPLCITPSGPKRPKKSPPAGGSSVTMATAPAPGVGPGQPPEDLHTQRVIANVRERQRTQSLNDAFASLRKIIPTLPSDKLSKIQILKLASRYIDFLYQVLQSDEMDSKLASCNYLAHERLSYAFSVWRMEGAWSMSATH; from the coding sequence ATGAGGGAGGAGCTATCCGGCACGGAGTCCCCTGAGGGGGGTCTGGCGGCCagcgaggaggagcaggagcgtGGCCCGAAGACTCCCGTGGGGGGCGGACGCAAGCGGGTGTCGTACCCCAAGAAAGAGGACGGGGGTGCAGGGAGCCGGGAGAAGGGGGCCGGCAGCCCCCTCTGCATCACGCCCTCGGGCCCCAAGAGGCCCAAGAAGAGCCCGCCGGCCGGGGGGTCCTCGGTCACCATGGCGACCGCCCCCGCCCCGGGCGTGGGCCCCGGCCAGCCCCCGGAGGACCTGCACACTCAGCGCGTCATCGCCAACGTGAGGGAGAGGCAGCGCACGCAGTCCCTGAACGACGCCTTCGCCTCGCTGCGGAAGATCATCCCCACGCTGCCCTCGGACAAGCTCAGCAAGATCCAGATCCTCAAGCTGGCCTCGCGCTACATCGACTTCCTGTACCAGGTGCTGCAGAGCGACGAGATGGACAGCAAGCTGGCCAGCTGCAACTACCTGGCGCACGAGAGACTCAGCTACGCCTTCTCGGTCTGGAGGATGGAGGGGGCCTGGTCAATGTCTGCTACCCACtaa